Within Gammaproteobacteria bacterium, the genomic segment GGGATTCATAATGTGTTGGACTTGGATGCTGCCCACAATATCGGTCGACAGCCCTTCCGGGATAATGTGCCCTCGGCGAAGCAGTTTCATCGTGTAAATATCGGTGGGCGACAAGATTCTCCGCACGGCATAGGCCACGCTCACCCCGATGATGGTGGGGAGCACCACATTGTAGTCGAGCGTCATTTCGTATGTGATGACCGCAGCTGTCAGGGGGGCGCTGGTGGCAGCCGCCACCAAAGAGGCCATGCCGACGATGGCAAAGGCGGCTGGATCGATGCCTGCACTGGGCCATAGGGCGATGATTCCGTAGCCGAATGCCCCACCCGCAGTGGCACCAAGAAACAACGACGGCGAAAAAACACCACCAGAGCCACCGCTACCGATGGTGAGACAGGTTGCCACCATTTTCAGGACGACCAGAGCCACTAAAAATAACGGCCATTGGAGATTGCCCGACAGCACGTCTTGAATGGTGGCGTAACCAACACCTTGAATCCAATAGTGACCAGTTGTCTGCATCAATAGCATGGCCAACAGGCCGAGCAGAATCATGCCGAACACATGGCGCAGGTAAGGATTTTGAAAACGCGCCTCGAAGAAATCTTCGGACCAGTAAATGGCTTTTGAAAACAAAAGCGCCAGAACGCCCATAAGTGCACCAAATGGCAGCATAAGGGCCAGTTCGGTGAGCGCACGCGGCTCGGCAATACCTGTATGCAAAGAGGGAATGTTGAATGCGGGCTCAGGGCCCATCAACTCCCGA encodes:
- a CDS encoding chloride channel protein, whose translation is MTARPRLAHLLIIASFIGIMAGVVAWLFRMLIAFVHNLAFYGTFSTVYDANHHADPSAWGWLWVLVPVAGGVVVVWLIRTFAPQAKGHGVPEVIDAIHYNQGNIPGRVALVKALASSLTIGTGGALGREGPIVQIGAALSSALGQWLELPVRQKIVLIACGASAGIAATFNAPLAGLLFSIELLLVSINSRTIVPVALATAIAAWIGRELMGPEPAFNIPSLHTGIAEPRALTELALMLPFGALMGVLALLFSKAIYWSEDFFEARFQNPYLRHVFGMILLGLLAMLLMQTTGHYWIQGVGYATIQDVLSGNLQWPLFLVALVVLKMVATCLTIGSGGSGGVFSPSLFLGATAGGAFGYGIIALWPSAGIDPAAFAIVGMASLVAAATSAPLTAAVITYEMTLDYNVVLPTIIGVSVAYAVRRILSPTDIYTMKLLRRGHIIPEGLSTDIVGSIQVQHIMNP